Within Gilvibacter sp. SZ-19, the genomic segment AAAAAGGAAATACGGTCTTTTTGTCTGCCAACTATTTTGGCGAGACGCTCAGAGATACCTTTAAAATTGCTCTTTCAAGGGAGTATACCTTCAGAGAAGCCGAGATCCGTCCGCAGTTATACAACGACAATCTAAAACTCAAGCAGCGACCGGTTTTCCAAAAGACAGTGATCCCGGTTCAATTCACCGAGATAGACACGCTCAACACCACAGCTCTGGGCTATATGGATGTAGTGAACAAGAATTTGGTCACCGAAGAACGCGAAGAAGGCCTACTGAATTTTATACGGGTTCCTGTGGGCAAAGGCGCTTTCTATTTACATACCCTACCGCAAGCCTTTAGCAACTATTATATGTTAGATGAGCACCAGGCCTATGCGGAAGCGGTGCTCTCCTATCTGGATCCGGAAAAGGTCTATTGGGACGAACACCTCAAGGCCGGACGCGTATTTATTGGTAGTCCGCTGCGTTATGTGTTGAACCAGCCAGGACTAAAATGGGCTTATTATTTGGCCTTGCTCGGCTTGCTGTTGTTTGTATTGGTAAGAGCCAAACGAGAACAGCGGATGATCCCTTTGGTGGAGCCCCTGCGCAACGACAGCAAGGATTTTACCGCTACCATAGGCAATCTGCATTTTCAATACAAGAATTACAGCAATATCATAGCCAAGCGCATCACTTACTTTTTAGAAAGAGTGCGTTCGGATTACTTTTTAAATACTGCGGAGCTAGACCAGGCCTTTACAGAGCGACTGGCCAGTAAAAGCGGAAATAGCAAAGAAGACACCCAAAAACTAGTTGGGCTGATCAATAGCCTGAAAGGAAAAAGTTTACATACTGAGTCCGATCTTATTCGACTCAATAAAGCATTAGAGAATTTTTTTAAATAAGCATTATGGAAGAGCAGAACAAGCCGCAAGACGAGCAGTCACAAGAGCAGCAAATCCCGCAGCAAGCAGAAGCGGCAAGCGAACCCACTAACGATATGGGCTTTAACGCACGTATAGACCTAAGCGCCTTAAGTGAGGCCGTAACACAGATAAAAGCAGAGATCGGGAAGATCATTGTTGGGCAAGAGCAAATGGTAGAACTGCTGGTAATCTCTTTACTGGCCAACGGACACTCACTTATTGAAGGCGTACCAGGAGTGGCCAAAACAGTGACAGCAAAGCTACTGGCCAAATCGTTGAATGTGGATTTTAACCGCATACAGTTCACACCAGACCTCATGCCAAGTGATATACTGGGAACCTCAATTTTCAATGTTAAGGATCAAGAATTCGAATTCAAAGCCGGACCGATCTTCTCCAATATAGTTTTGATCGATGAGATAAACCGAGCTCCTGCCAAAACACAGGCTGCACTCTTTGAAGTGATGGCAGAAAGACAGATCACCATAGATGGGGTACAGAACAATATGAACCGTCCTTTCTTGGTCTTCGCCACCCAGAATCCGATTGAACAAGAAGGTACCTATGCCTTACCTGAAGCACAGCTAGACCGTTTTCTCTTTAAGATCAATGTCGATTATCCGCAGCTAGAAGAAGAAATACTGATTCTACAAAACGAACATAAGCGAGAAGATCACGACCCCTTTGAGGATATCAAACCCGTACTGACGGCCGAAAAGATCATCGGATATCAGCAAACGGTAAAAAAGATCTTAATAGAGGATAACCTGATCAAATATATCGCTGGTTTGGTGAATCAAACGCGTACCAATGCGAATTTGTATTTGGGAGCCTCTCCACGAGCCTCCATAGCGATAATGAATAGCGCCAAGGCCAAAGCCGCTATAGAAGGACGCGACTTTGTAACCCCAGACGATATTAAAACGGTTACCGTACCAGTACTGCGCCATAGAGTAATAGTAACTCCGGAGCGCGAAATGGAAGGCTTCACCGCAGACCGCGTAATTGCACAGATCATAGAATCCCAAGAAATTCCTCGATAAGTGCGCAGCTTCTTTAAAAGTCTATATCTGAGAAACCGCTTCTTTGCGGCGCTGATCGGCATAGTGTTGCTCTTTGTGATCTCGTATTTTTATGAAGATCTCTTTGGAGTTGCCCGACTGCTGCTCACCGTACTTGTGGTTTTGACACTACTGGATATGCTTTTATTGTATCGGAACAAAACAGGAATAGAAGCCTCTAGGTCTTTACCAGAGAAACTCTCCAATGGCGATGAGAACGATGTAAAGCTGCAATTGCGCAACAGTTATCGATTCCCGGTGGGGGTTAGAATTATTGACGAACTGCCTAAGCAATGGCAAATTCGCGATTTTGAGATCCACACTCAGATCGCATCCGCAGCAACAAAGGCCACTACTTATCAAGTACGCCCTACCGAGCGTGGAGAATATCATTTTGGCAATTTGAATGTATTTAGTGCTACCATTTTAGGTTTGGTTTGGCGCAGGCAACAATACGACCACAATGCCATGGTGCCCAATTACCCGTCTTTCTTACAACTCAAAAAGTACGAGTTCGTGGCATTTACCAATAAGTTGAAAATGTTTGGTCTCAAGAAGATCCGCAGAATTGGGCACACCCTAGAATTCGAACAGATCAAAGATTACGTAAGCGGAGACGATGTGCGCAATATAAATTGGAAGGCCACTGCCAAGAAGAACGACCTGATGGTGAACCAGTATCAGGACGAAAAATCACAGCCTGTTTACTCGGTGATCGATACCGGACGCGTAATGAAGATGCCTTTTAACCAGCTTAGCCTATTGGATTATGCCATTAATGCCACCCTGGTGATCTCCAATATAGTTTTAAAGAAACAAGACAAAGCCGGCATGTTCACCTTTTCGCGTAAGGTGGAAAATCAGATCGTGGCCAAACAAAGGCGTTCACAGATGAATTTGATCTTAGAAACGCTTTACAACATTAACACAGACTTTGCAGAAAGTGATTTTTCACGTTTGTATGTGGATATCAAACGCCGGATAAAATCGAGAAGTCTGCTGCTACTCTACACCAATTTTGAGACCTTAGATGCCTTGCACAGACAGCTGCCCTATTTGCAGGCCATTGCTAAAACGCATCTCTTGGTGGTGATCTTCTTTGAGAATACAGAGCTGGCTGCCATGGCCAAAGAGCCAGCAGAAACCACTCGGGCGATCTTTCAAAAGACCATAGCGGAAAAATTCATCTATGAGAAGAAGCTCATTGCCAACGAGCTCAAGAAATACGGGATTCAAGCCATACTTACCGCGCCGGAGAATCTCACCATAAATACCATTAACAAGTATCTAGAAATCAAGGCTAGAGGACTGCTCTAACAGTTCACCCTGCTTTTTTTACAGTTCGGTCTTTTGTTTTATGTAGGCCGATAGTCCTGCTGCATCTTTGTGCTGTACAACAATAAAAACACACACCATGTCAGTCAGAAACATCATCTTTACACTTACCCTAATGCTCTTAGGAGCGATCCAATCCGCCTTTGCCCAACAAGAATCCGCAGCAACCGGAATAAGCATCACCGTAACCGTACCCATGCAAAGTACAGAAGGCAAAGTGATCTTTGGGCTTCACAACGAAGCTACCTTTATGAAAGCGCCACTACAAGGACAGATCAGTCAAATTGTAGACGGAAAAGCTACCGTGACCTTTAGTGGAGTTGCTCCAGGAACTTATGCCGTAATGTGCTTTCACGACCGTAACAACGACGATCAGATGAACTTTCAGGCCAACGGCATGCCGCTAGAAGACTACGGAGTATCTAACAACAATATGGCTATGGGGCCTCCTAGCTGGAGCGACGCTAAATTCGAAGTAGGCACTCAAGACCTGGAATTAGAGATCCGCATGTAAACAACTTCTCTTAGTTTGTAAAAAAGAGATTCCTTGAAAATGGGAATCTTTTTTTTATAAGCAATCTCTAACAGATGGTAGCTTGCAATAAATTTTAACTATTATCGTATCTTTGCAGCAAAGCAGCAGCATGACCATTACACAGCTTAAATATGTACTCGCAGTAGCGGAGCATCAGAATTTTACAAAGGCAGCAGAAAAGACCTTTGTAACGCAGCCTACTTTGAGTATGCAAATACAAAAACTGGAAGATCAATTAGATGTATTGATCTTTGACCGCACTAAAAAACCGATCGCGCTCACAGAGATTGGTAAGAAAATTGTGCAGCAGGCCAAAAATATTGTCAATGAGGCCGACAGGATCCAAGACATTGTAGATCAACAAAAAGGATTTATTGGCGGGGAATTCAAATTGGGGATAATTCCAACAGTGATGCCTACCTTACTGCCAATGTTCCTCAGGAATTTCACCAATAAATTTCCCAAGGTACACCTCAAGATAGAGGAACTCAATACAGACGATCTGATCCAGAAATTGGACGAAGGGCACTTAGATGCCGGAATCGCTGCAACTCCGCTCTTGCAAGAGAATATCAAGGAAAGAGTACTCTATTATGAACCTTTTGTGGGTTATATTCCACAACAACACCGCTTGGCCAGTACAAGCCGCATAACCATTGGCGATTTGGACATAGATGATATCTTGCTTTTAGAAGATGGTCACTGCTTTAGAGATGGTGTTATAAACCTCTGCAAATCGGCTAAGACGAATTTAGACGACCGTTTTCAGATAGAAAGCGGAAGTTTTGAAACCCTTATAAAACTATCAGAAGAAGGCATGGGCATGACCTTACTGCCCTATCTGCACACCTTAGACCTGGGTGAAAAGCAAAAGGCCAACCTGCACCACTTTAACGATCCTGCTCCTGCCCGTGAGGTGAGTTTGATCTACCCAAAGAGTGAGCTGAAGATACAAATCATAGACGCCATGTTCGATGTGATCTCTGGCGTAGTTAGGGGAGCCATAGCCTACCAGGACGTACAGATCATAAGTCCGCTGCCTAATAAAAAGTAATTGTAGAGTTTACAGCTTCATAGGCTGCAAGTGAAGTCCGTAATAGAACTTTAACGCAGGCTATGAAGCATAAAAAAAGCCTCCAGATGGAGGCTTTTTCTTATGGATTTAAATAAATAAGACATTGATTTAATTCGGGGTTCTGCTTGATCAGTGAATTTACCCAAATTCGGAGTTCCTCAATTTCATGGGGAAGCAATCTATTCATTGCTTTTTTTAACTCTTTGCAGAACAACTGCGGATCAAAGCTGACCTTAGCCAGCACCGCTTTGGTGTAATCAAACATCGCTCTTGCCATAGTTTAATTTAATTAAGTTAGGGTAAAAAGCGTAATGATGTTGCAATAGGCGTTTTGTTTAATCTTGACCTCAAGATAATAAAAAATCCAATATAGAAATTCACTACAAAGTCAGTTTTAACATCAATATTGCCATTTTTTAAGACTAAAATAACAGTTTGCCTCCTTACTTAGAAGCTGCGGTCTCCGTCTAAAAGATCGCCTAAACCACCGAGTATACTGCCTTCTCCTTTATCCTTACCACCTCCTCTAGGAGCTGCTGCCCAAACACGACCAGCCAAACGGCTAAAGGGCAAAGATTGAATATATACCGTGCCGGGTCCTGTTAAACTGGCAAAGAACATACCTTCTCCCCCAAAAATGGTATTCTTGATACCGCCAACAAACTCAATGTCATAGTCTACAGTTTGGTCAAAACCAATAATACAACCTGTATCTACTTTGAGTTTTTCTCCCGGACGCAGTTCTTTAACCGCTGTGGTTCCTCCTGCATGTACAAAAGCTAAACCATCACCTTCTAACTTTTGCATGATAAAGCCTTCGCCACCAAATAGGCCACGGCCTAACTTCTTAGAGAATTCAATGCCAACGGACACGCCTTTGGCGGCGCAGAGAAAGGCGTCTTTCTGACATATGAACTTTCCGCCCTGCTTGGCCAGGTCTATAGCGATGATCTTACCTGGGTAAGGCGAAGCAAAGCTCACTTTGCGTTTGTCATAGGCATTATTGAGATAGGCTGTCATAAACAGGCTCTCTCCGGTAAGTAAGCGTTTACCTGCTCCCCAAAGCTTTCCCATAAAACTCTTGTCTTGTTTGGAACCGTCTCCAAAGATGGTTTGCATCTCAATCTCGGTTTCCATCATCATTAGGCTGCCGGCCTCTGCAATTACAGATTCGTTTGGGTCGAGTTCTATCTCGACATATTGCATTTCCTCTCCGTAGATGTGATAATCAATTTCGTGTGCTGTCATATTGAATGTTTGGTTTATTCAATTAGTGTAAGTAGCACAAGATTGTTACACCTATATATATTATTTAGATGTTAAGGCTGAGGATAGTTGTTAGGATCGCAGCTTTACCGTCCACTCAAAATCGAAAGAAGAGACCACGACTCCATCGGTATTGGTACCTTGTGCATGCATCCAGCAGGTTTGGCCTTCTCCGCTTGCTATTGCTTTTTGGATCGCTTGACGAATCGCTAGTCCATCGTTACAAGTAAAGGTGATTCTCCCCTTGGCTTTTTTACTGAAGTTAGCTTTGTTATTAGCCACTAACATAGAAACCGGTTTTCCTTGGACCTTGATCTCGTCCATAACCAAGGCTCCTGTAGCTAGCTCCGCAGCCATTCCTTGAACGGCCCAAAACATGGAATTGAACGGATTTTGATTGATCCATCTGTGTTTTACAGTCGTTGTACAGCTTTCTTGAGAAATGCTCTTTAAGCGGACTCCTGTTAAAAAGGCGGAGGGTAATTTAAAGGCGATAAAGGTGTTGATCTTTCCGGGAGTTAGCGGCATAGCAAGGGATTAAGGCGCTAAGATAAGCATTCTCCGTACAATTCAATCCGAAGTAAATTTTGTTAAAAAAATGTTAATATTAGGTACTATGCGTAACAAAGTACTGTTTTTTAAACATATATTTGCATAAGAAAATAACAAGCAATGGACAATACTGGCTTATCAAAAAATGACAAATCGTTGGGAATGGCTATCCACCTAGCGACTTTTTTAAAGTACTTTTTCCCATTCGGAAACTTTATTGGTCCTTTAGTATTATGGACCACCAACAGAGAAAAAGCTTTTATTGATCACCACGGACGGGAGGCTATCAACTTTCAGCTAAGTCTATTACTCTATGGCGTTATCATCGCCGCAGTATGTCTTCCGTTCGTGTTCTTTCACGCCGGAGACTTTATAAGCATCTTAGAGCAATTGGATGATGCCTATTACAGAAGTCGTTCGGTAAACGCCAATGAATTGGGCGGATACTTGACAGTGATCTTCTTAGCGGTACTACTCGCGTTCTGCATCTTTATCTTTGAGATCTACGCGGTGATCACGGCTGCTATGAAAGCAAACAATGGAGAGCTGTATCGCTATCCCCTATCCATTCGATTCATTAGAACAGAAAACGACGCTTTGACCCCGGCAACCGCTGGAGCTACGGAAGCCGCTACGGCTGCCGAAGCTACCGCAGAAACCGATCAAGAAGTCGACTTTACAGAACAATCATCGTCAAACGAACAAAAATCATCAGAAAATGAGCAGTCTAGTTAATATGGTCATGGCCGCAGTATTAAACCTAATGGGGCCCGCTGCACCTGCATTCCCTGCAGTCGACAATGCAAAGACCATCGAAGCGGTTGTTGAACAATCGGTACAGATCGATTGTGTAGCAACTACCATCCGCTTCGGAACCGAGAATTGTTAATTCTCATTAAACGAAAAGAACATGAAAATTGAGAACACAAAAGCACAAATGAGAAAAGGCGTACTGGAGTTTTGTATCCTGTCCATACTTAGAGACGGCGAGGCTTACACTTCAGATATCCTGGACGCATTGAAAGAGGCAAAGATGCTGGTCGTAGAAGGGACGATTTACCCCTTGTTAACTCGGCTTAAGAATGCCGGATTGCTTTCCTACCGCTGGGAAGAATCCACCAGTGGGCCACCTCGTAAATATTATGAACTAACCGAAACCGGTAAGCTGTTCCTCAAGGAACTCAACAACACCTGGGACGAGCTGCAAGATGCAGTGAATACAGTAATTAGCGTAAAATCAACAAAATGAAAAAGACAATCAATATAAATTTGGGCGGAACCTTTTTCCACATTGACGAGGATGCCTTTGCCAAGCTGAATCGCTATCTGGATGCCATCAAAAAATCCTTTACCGATCCTCAAGGACAGGATGAGATCATCCGCGATATCGAAGCCCGAATTGCCGAACTATTCGCAGAGAAAA encodes:
- a CDS encoding DUF4350 domain-containing protein; amino-acid sequence: MDKRSKRILVAFGIALVVLMVVEIIRPKPLDWSPNYTTTAKSPLGAHVTFEELPGFFNTDLKRITEDPFEFLQRTEYGSGELYFFVNSRLNLDGNQVERLLQFAEKGNTVFLSANYFGETLRDTFKIALSREYTFREAEIRPQLYNDNLKLKQRPVFQKTVIPVQFTEIDTLNTTALGYMDVVNKNLVTEEREEGLLNFIRVPVGKGAFYLHTLPQAFSNYYMLDEHQAYAEAVLSYLDPEKVYWDEHLKAGRVFIGSPLRYVLNQPGLKWAYYLALLGLLLFVLVRAKREQRMIPLVEPLRNDSKDFTATIGNLHFQYKNYSNIIAKRITYFLERVRSDYFLNTAELDQAFTERLASKSGNSKEDTQKLVGLINSLKGKSLHTESDLIRLNKALENFFK
- a CDS encoding MoxR family ATPase; this translates as MEEQNKPQDEQSQEQQIPQQAEAASEPTNDMGFNARIDLSALSEAVTQIKAEIGKIIVGQEQMVELLVISLLANGHSLIEGVPGVAKTVTAKLLAKSLNVDFNRIQFTPDLMPSDILGTSIFNVKDQEFEFKAGPIFSNIVLIDEINRAPAKTQAALFEVMAERQITIDGVQNNMNRPFLVFATQNPIEQEGTYALPEAQLDRFLFKINVDYPQLEEEILILQNEHKREDHDPFEDIKPVLTAEKIIGYQQTVKKILIEDNLIKYIAGLVNQTRTNANLYLGASPRASIAIMNSAKAKAAIEGRDFVTPDDIKTVTVPVLRHRVIVTPEREMEGFTADRVIAQIIESQEIPR
- a CDS encoding DUF58 domain-containing protein; the encoded protein is MRSFFKSLYLRNRFFAALIGIVLLFVISYFYEDLFGVARLLLTVLVVLTLLDMLLLYRNKTGIEASRSLPEKLSNGDENDVKLQLRNSYRFPVGVRIIDELPKQWQIRDFEIHTQIASAATKATTYQVRPTERGEYHFGNLNVFSATILGLVWRRQQYDHNAMVPNYPSFLQLKKYEFVAFTNKLKMFGLKKIRRIGHTLEFEQIKDYVSGDDVRNINWKATAKKNDLMVNQYQDEKSQPVYSVIDTGRVMKMPFNQLSLLDYAINATLVISNIVLKKQDKAGMFTFSRKVENQIVAKQRRSQMNLILETLYNINTDFAESDFSRLYVDIKRRIKSRSLLLLYTNFETLDALHRQLPYLQAIAKTHLLVVIFFENTELAAMAKEPAETTRAIFQKTIAEKFIYEKKLIANELKKYGIQAILTAPENLTINTINKYLEIKARGLL
- a CDS encoding DUF2141 domain-containing protein is translated as MSVRNIIFTLTLMLLGAIQSAFAQQESAATGISITVTVPMQSTEGKVIFGLHNEATFMKAPLQGQISQIVDGKATVTFSGVAPGTYAVMCFHDRNNDDQMNFQANGMPLEDYGVSNNNMAMGPPSWSDAKFEVGTQDLELEIRM
- a CDS encoding LysR substrate-binding domain-containing protein → MTITQLKYVLAVAEHQNFTKAAEKTFVTQPTLSMQIQKLEDQLDVLIFDRTKKPIALTEIGKKIVQQAKNIVNEADRIQDIVDQQKGFIGGEFKLGIIPTVMPTLLPMFLRNFTNKFPKVHLKIEELNTDDLIQKLDEGHLDAGIAATPLLQENIKERVLYYEPFVGYIPQQHRLASTSRITIGDLDIDDILLLEDGHCFRDGVINLCKSAKTNLDDRFQIESGSFETLIKLSEEGMGMTLLPYLHTLDLGEKQKANLHHFNDPAPAREVSLIYPKSELKIQIIDAMFDVISGVVRGAIAYQDVQIISPLPNKK
- a CDS encoding TIGR00266 family protein, whose translation is MTAHEIDYHIYGEEMQYVEIELDPNESVIAEAGSLMMMETEIEMQTIFGDGSKQDKSFMGKLWGAGKRLLTGESLFMTAYLNNAYDKRKVSFASPYPGKIIAIDLAKQGGKFICQKDAFLCAAKGVSVGIEFSKKLGRGLFGGEGFIMQKLEGDGLAFVHAGGTTAVKELRPGEKLKVDTGCIIGFDQTVDYDIEFVGGIKNTIFGGEGMFFASLTGPGTVYIQSLPFSRLAGRVWAAAPRGGGKDKGEGSILGGLGDLLDGDRSF
- a CDS encoding DUF4442 domain-containing protein, with protein sequence MPLTPGKINTFIAFKLPSAFLTGVRLKSISQESCTTTVKHRWINQNPFNSMFWAVQGMAAELATGALVMDEIKVQGKPVSMLVANNKANFSKKAKGRITFTCNDGLAIRQAIQKAIASGEGQTCWMHAQGTNTDGVVVSSFDFEWTVKLRS
- a CDS encoding DUF4870 domain-containing protein translates to MDNTGLSKNDKSLGMAIHLATFLKYFFPFGNFIGPLVLWTTNREKAFIDHHGREAINFQLSLLLYGVIIAAVCLPFVFFHAGDFISILEQLDDAYYRSRSVNANELGGYLTVIFLAVLLAFCIFIFEIYAVITAAMKANNGELYRYPLSIRFIRTENDALTPATAGATEAATAAEATAETDQEVDFTEQSSSNEQKSSENEQSS
- a CDS encoding PadR family transcriptional regulator produces the protein MKIENTKAQMRKGVLEFCILSILRDGEAYTSDILDALKEAKMLVVEGTIYPLLTRLKNAGLLSYRWEESTSGPPRKYYELTETGKLFLKELNNTWDELQDAVNTVISVKSTK